In Stieleria varia, one genomic interval encodes:
- a CDS encoding DUF2924 domain-containing protein — MLTDGFEFEGKRYRSLTAIAKEVTGCSYNGFVFFRLGRKPE, encoded by the coding sequence GTGCTGACCGACGGGTTTGAGTTTGAAGGCAAGCGATATCGGTCTCTGACGGCGATTGCCAAAGAGGTCACCGGATGCAGCTACAACGGGTTCGTGTTTTTTCGACTGGGGAGGAAACCTGAATGA
- a CDS encoding DoxX family protein, whose product MTMRLVSLGLLSFLFIAAGVNHFVSPDTYVKIMPAYLPWPLALVYVSGFFEVVGGIGVAVPKFRRAAGWGLIALLVAVFPANVDMVVHADRFPDIPFWALVARLPLQGVLIAWVWWAAVRPAAVQADESSGDDHQSA is encoded by the coding sequence ATGACGATGCGGTTAGTTTCGCTCGGACTGCTTTCCTTTCTTTTCATCGCCGCTGGCGTGAATCACTTTGTGTCGCCCGATACGTACGTGAAGATCATGCCGGCGTATTTGCCTTGGCCGTTGGCGTTAGTCTACGTGTCGGGTTTTTTTGAAGTCGTCGGCGGGATTGGCGTGGCGGTGCCAAAATTTCGCCGGGCGGCGGGATGGGGGTTGATTGCTTTGTTGGTGGCGGTGTTCCCGGCGAACGTGGACATGGTGGTTCACGCGGACCGGTTTCCGGACATTCCATTTTGGGCGCTGGTGGCTCGGTTGCCGCTGCAGGGCGTGTTGATCGCTTGGGTTTGGTGGGCAGCCGTGCGGCCGGCGGCGGTTCAAGCGGACGAATCGTCGGGTGATGACCACCAATCCGCGTAG
- a CDS encoding helix-turn-helix domain-containing protein, whose translation MPRLYEIDMQKAQPMARTPQDQFGLLATETRQFTDVCEMNEAYRGRADVRFMQTAPGGAAATSRLTSIGPVQIQQISWTGKLITEAATASNRTTLIIPEPRERPAFICGEHLNAAQIMLYGPSSEHFSEMSGRSRATQLFLPEGILEQAIAARLQNDPMNLASKRRLLTPGSDAMHSLRQLIVELTQIIDNDENAGVEPVCTSSLMKNLVDRIAEALCRDSSLASMANDQLHASGYLLSRVKDIFNASGRESIHLYELCKELGVSARTLQIAFKQAYGISPMRYLKLRRLHAVRQRLITSSVDDVSIKRAALEGGFVDRSRLAEDFRKLFGHLPSQAPRA comes from the coding sequence GTGCCTCGTCTCTACGAAATCGATATGCAAAAAGCGCAACCGATGGCTCGCACACCTCAAGATCAGTTCGGCCTACTTGCCACCGAAACGCGGCAGTTTACCGATGTCTGCGAAATGAACGAGGCTTACAGGGGCCGGGCCGATGTTCGATTTATGCAGACGGCCCCCGGCGGGGCAGCGGCGACGTCCCGACTGACGTCAATCGGCCCGGTGCAAATTCAACAGATTAGCTGGACCGGCAAGCTGATCACCGAGGCTGCGACCGCATCGAATCGTACCACGCTCATCATTCCCGAACCACGAGAACGTCCTGCGTTCATCTGTGGTGAACATCTCAACGCCGCACAAATCATGCTGTACGGCCCTAGCAGCGAGCATTTCAGCGAAATGTCAGGTCGTAGTCGAGCCACGCAATTGTTTTTGCCCGAGGGTATTCTTGAGCAAGCGATCGCGGCGCGTCTGCAAAACGATCCGATGAACCTGGCATCAAAACGCCGACTTCTGACTCCTGGCAGCGACGCGATGCATTCCCTGCGACAACTGATCGTCGAGCTGACTCAAATCATTGATAACGACGAGAATGCAGGAGTCGAACCAGTCTGCACTTCGTCGTTGATGAAAAACCTAGTCGATCGCATCGCCGAGGCTCTCTGTCGCGATTCATCGCTGGCTTCGATGGCGAATGATCAACTTCACGCAAGCGGTTACCTATTGTCCAGAGTGAAGGACATTTTCAATGCGTCTGGACGAGAGTCGATTCACCTCTACGAGTTGTGCAAAGAGCTTGGCGTCAGTGCACGTACGCTGCAAATCGCTTTCAAACAGGCCTACGGCATTTCCCCGATGCGATACCTGAAACTTCGCCGGCTCCACGCGGTGCGTCAGCGTCTGATCACGTCGAGTGTGGATGATGTCAGTATCAAAAGAGCAGCCTTAGAAGGTGGCTTCGTTGACCGAAGCCGTCTTGCAGAAGACTTCAGGAAACTATTTGGTCATCTGCCTTCGCAGGCTCCAAGAGCCTGA
- a CDS encoding DUF4265 domain-containing protein — MSAKKKRADSQKHWVKINFALEQEDGYPPVSSESVWASQASDGTLKIESIPFFTDEATFQDSVAVTDEEGELWFDELIEESDNSLIWIIFMESDGQEVIDDLEAAGCDVERCNESQCAVNIPKNVRLKKIRKLLDQYAHNDELDYAEPILRQGQ, encoded by the coding sequence ATGAGTGCTAAGAAGAAGCGAGCTGATTCCCAGAAACACTGGGTGAAAATCAACTTCGCGCTCGAGCAAGAAGACGGATACCCGCCAGTGAGTTCCGAAAGCGTATGGGCGTCCCAGGCAAGTGACGGAACGTTGAAAATCGAGAGCATTCCATTTTTCACAGACGAAGCAACGTTTCAGGATTCCGTGGCCGTCACTGACGAAGAAGGCGAACTGTGGTTCGATGAACTGATCGAAGAGTCCGACAACTCATTGATTTGGATCATCTTCATGGAATCGGACGGCCAAGAGGTCATTGATGATCTGGAAGCTGCCGGATGCGACGTCGAACGATGTAACGAGTCACAGTGTGCGGTTAACATTCCAAAGAACGTCCGCTTGAAAAAGATTCGCAAGCTGCTTGATCAATACGCCCACAATGACGAATTGGATTACGCGGAACCAATCTTGAGACAAGGCCAATGA
- a CDS encoding recombinase family protein, with protein sequence MSKPKNEAAPKIRCAIYTRKSHEERLDQEFNSLDSQRDSAECFIASQQAEGWVALPTRYDDGGFSGGNLERPAMKRLLADIEAGEVDCVVVYKVDRLSRSLLDFARIMGTFDEQKVSFVSVTQHFNTTHSMGRLTLNILWSFAQFEREIIGERIRDKIAGQRRRGKWAGGIPVLGYDVDRTERSPKLVINQDEAVRVRRIFAMYLEAGSMLPVVEECERRGWANKVWVTRSGKTRGGRPFDKSAIHTMLTNPIYAGRIKHKEQTFNGQHDAIVEKTVFDEVQRLLKANSNGRGRANVNIKLAAHSRRTIKPAADTDEAEPRKRRGKFPRVSRLMALAIQLDEMIRRGEVRDATELAILYDITQSRMSKIRAMTLLAPDIQEAILNLPQEIEGRCQIHEKGLRPIRSEVYFDRQPEMWKTLLAEVERESSGEIDLVSLLQTP encoded by the coding sequence ATGAGCAAGCCGAAAAATGAAGCGGCGCCGAAGATCCGGTGCGCGATCTACACCCGCAAGTCGCACGAAGAAAGGCTCGATCAAGAGTTCAACTCGCTCGATTCGCAGCGGGATTCCGCGGAATGCTTCATTGCCAGTCAACAAGCCGAAGGTTGGGTAGCGTTGCCGACACGCTACGACGACGGCGGGTTCTCAGGCGGCAACTTGGAACGACCAGCGATGAAACGGCTGCTGGCCGACATCGAAGCCGGCGAGGTGGACTGTGTTGTGGTCTACAAGGTCGACCGGCTGAGTCGATCGCTATTGGACTTCGCTCGCATCATGGGCACGTTCGACGAGCAGAAAGTTTCGTTCGTATCGGTGACGCAGCACTTCAACACGACTCATTCGATGGGTCGGCTGACGTTGAATATCCTGTGGTCATTCGCTCAGTTCGAACGAGAGATCATCGGCGAACGGATTCGTGATAAGATCGCCGGCCAGCGTCGGCGAGGCAAATGGGCCGGTGGGATCCCGGTGCTCGGCTACGACGTTGATCGAACGGAACGAAGCCCGAAGTTGGTAATCAATCAAGACGAAGCCGTTCGCGTGCGTCGAATCTTCGCCATGTACCTGGAAGCCGGCTCAATGCTGCCGGTGGTCGAAGAGTGCGAGCGTCGCGGCTGGGCCAACAAGGTCTGGGTAACTCGCAGTGGCAAGACTCGCGGAGGCAGGCCGTTCGACAAGTCGGCAATCCACACCATGCTGACCAATCCGATTTACGCCGGCCGGATCAAACACAAAGAGCAAACCTTCAACGGTCAACATGACGCAATTGTTGAAAAGACAGTGTTCGATGAAGTTCAGCGGCTGTTGAAGGCGAACAGTAACGGTCGTGGCCGAGCGAACGTCAACATCAAGCTGGCCGCCCACAGTCGCCGAACGATCAAGCCGGCCGCTGACACCGACGAGGCCGAACCGCGCAAACGTCGCGGCAAATTCCCACGGGTTTCGCGGCTGATGGCCTTGGCGATCCAACTCGACGAGATGATCCGCCGGGGCGAAGTCCGCGACGCCACCGAACTCGCGATCTTGTACGACATCACCCAGTCCCGCATGTCGAAGATCCGAGCGATGACGCTACTCGCCCCCGACATCCAAGAAGCGATACTCAACTTGCCGCAGGAGATCGAAGGCCGCTGCCAAATCCACGAAAAGGGCCTGCGTCCGATCCGCAGCGAAGTTTATTTCGACCGGCAGCCAGAAATGTGGAAAACGTTGTTGGCCGAAGTGGAGCGGGAATCATCCGGCGAAATTGATTTGGTATCCCTGTTGCAGACACCGTAA